The following proteins are co-located in the Flectobacillus major DSM 103 genome:
- a CDS encoding thioredoxin domain-containing protein has product MNHLGKETSPYLLQHAHNPVDWYAWGQEAFSKARAENKPILVSIGYSACHWCHVMERESFENEELAQIMNEHFVNIKVDREERPDVDAIYMDAVQAMGVNGGWPLNVFLMPDGKPFYGGTYFPPQNWKRLLYAVSEGFQNHLPDIQKSAEGFTSNMISLETEKYGLVAESPAFESEELDIMYQKLAHSFDPTWGGFERSPKFPMPSIWLFLMRYIHDNPSAKEKALEHLTLTLNKITMGGIYDQIGGGFARYSVDGEWFCPHFEKMLYDNGQLLSVYAEAYLLTQLPIYQQTVYETIGWLSREMTSPEGGFYSALDADSEGEEGKYYVWTKAEIDAILGADSVQYCRAYQVTDTGNWEHGVNILWKNHTFLNSDFKEQNAKLLAAREQRIRPGLDDKILCSWNGLALKGLVDAYRVFGEEDFLVLALKNAHFIKDKMLLDSQLWHSYKNGEAKIQGFLEDYAAVIDAYTSLYQVTFDEKWLHIAEKLMIYVYQNFWDEEDELFFFTDQNAEALIARKKELFDNVIPSSNSMMARNLYTLGLILDRQDFVDIAYLMLAKVKSLVFKNADYLSNWACLATQMVTPTAEIAIVGVNCLKVRAKLEERYYPNKVLSGTKLKSDLPLLENRVALSEQTNIYVCYNKTCKLPVQTVEEAWLQILG; this is encoded by the coding sequence ATGAATCATTTAGGAAAGGAAACCTCTCCGTACCTGCTTCAGCATGCTCATAATCCAGTGGATTGGTATGCTTGGGGACAAGAGGCATTTAGTAAAGCTCGGGCTGAAAATAAGCCTATTTTAGTAAGTATTGGCTATTCGGCGTGTCATTGGTGCCATGTAATGGAGCGTGAGAGTTTTGAAAATGAAGAGTTGGCTCAAATCATGAACGAACATTTTGTCAATATTAAGGTAGATAGAGAAGAACGCCCCGATGTAGATGCCATTTATATGGATGCCGTTCAAGCAATGGGAGTGAATGGTGGCTGGCCTTTAAATGTATTTTTGATGCCCGACGGAAAGCCTTTTTATGGAGGAACATATTTTCCTCCTCAAAACTGGAAACGTCTTTTATACGCTGTAAGTGAAGGGTTTCAGAATCACTTGCCCGATATTCAGAAGTCGGCAGAGGGGTTTACCAGTAATATGATTTCTTTAGAAACAGAAAAATATGGTTTGGTAGCCGAAAGTCCAGCTTTTGAAAGTGAAGAATTGGATATTATGTACCAAAAATTAGCTCATTCTTTCGACCCCACTTGGGGAGGTTTTGAGCGTTCACCCAAGTTTCCGATGCCTTCTATTTGGTTATTTTTGATGCGTTATATTCATGACAATCCTAGTGCCAAAGAAAAAGCCTTAGAACACCTTACGCTTACGCTCAATAAGATTACCATGGGGGGCATTTACGACCAGATAGGTGGTGGCTTTGCCCGATACTCGGTAGATGGTGAATGGTTTTGTCCGCATTTTGAAAAAATGCTATATGACAATGGCCAATTGTTGAGTGTTTATGCCGAAGCATATTTACTTACACAATTGCCTATTTATCAGCAAACTGTATACGAAACAATCGGGTGGCTATCCCGAGAAATGACAAGTCCAGAAGGCGGATTTTATTCAGCTTTAGATGCCGACTCAGAAGGCGAAGAGGGTAAATATTATGTATGGACTAAGGCCGAAATTGATGCTATTCTTGGGGCTGATTCGGTACAATATTGCCGTGCATATCAGGTTACAGATACAGGCAATTGGGAGCATGGGGTAAATATTCTTTGGAAAAATCACACTTTTCTGAATTCCGATTTCAAGGAACAAAATGCCAAATTACTAGCAGCACGTGAACAGAGAATTCGCCCAGGGCTCGATGATAAAATCCTCTGCTCATGGAATGGCTTGGCTCTCAAAGGGTTGGTAGATGCGTATCGTGTTTTTGGAGAAGAAGACTTCTTGGTATTAGCCCTAAAAAATGCTCATTTTATTAAAGACAAAATGTTGTTGGATAGCCAGTTATGGCATTCTTACAAAAATGGTGAAGCCAAAATACAAGGATTTTTAGAAGACTATGCAGCCGTTATAGATGCCTATACCAGTTTGTATCAGGTAACTTTTGATGAAAAGTGGTTACATATTGCCGAAAAACTTATGATTTATGTGTACCAGAATTTTTGGGATGAAGAAGATGAATTATTTTTCTTTACCGACCAAAATGCCGAGGCTTTGATTGCTCGTAAAAAAGAGCTTTTTGACAACGTTATTCCAAGTTCTAATTCAATGATGGCTCGTAATTTATATACACTAGGGTTGATTTTGGATAGACAGGATTTTGTAGATATAGCTTATCTGATGCTGGCAAAGGTAAAGAGCTTGGTATTCAAAAATGCCGATTACTTATCTAATTGGGCTTGTTTGGCTACGCAAATGGTAACTCCAACAGCCGAAATAGCAATTGTAGGGGTGAATTGCCTCAAAGTGCGGGCAAAGCTAGAAGAACGCTATTATCCTAATAAAGTGTTGTCAGGTACAAAACTCAAAAGTGATTTACCTTTACTAGAAAACCGCGTAGCATTGTCAGAACAAACCAATATTTACGTTTGCTATAACAAAACTTGTAAGCTGCCTGTACAAACAGTAGAGGAAGCTTGGCTACAAATTTTGGGCTAA
- a CDS encoding T9SS type A sorting domain-containing protein — translation MKNRYTFYYLSLIYLLSIWPLKAQNTSTFEFKSSTQKGVINWQQFPAFSLPFTLIYNGPRFQDPNQEPLKHGFSHLSNFNQFDSQLPLQNRAIIWYGVASIAGQPWYEKESPWNNNLAVYRSHWENSMRGFAGIFADTQGKDMPNIDILVLDIERERPSDASIRTLRNDSDTPKAYQQLSDEAFLERYKRDLTTLYASPVSHLAAKGLPSSIKIASYSDAPIKNKEYPAAYSWKTILNEASPLNYYMKDSLTQEVGGPFYQQNTILTPSAYFCYEYSVFKEYGNVAYQLFQVEANKARSNKDIILFEWLNYNKCQASNYNYQQNIPNYLVDAQAILPFFSGAKGIFLWEGPIARPDTINFSVYERYINALYRLSQYKDFFVGNYQLHIPKTAHQHFLDRDPLWRGVVKDNQILIAAINEFADDTQTTELTVRYGNWSKRISLKGKETFLQAFPLDDTSEKLIVFPNPNQGSFWVEYTGKEAFEGEIKVFDYRGIELFHENIQKLPNPTFVKNRRELTLGLPTGNYILKFVGPYQTISQKISVTK, via the coding sequence ATGAAAAACCGTTATACTTTTTATTATTTAAGCCTAATATATTTACTAAGTATATGGCCGCTCAAGGCTCAGAATACAAGTACTTTTGAATTTAAATCTTCTACGCAAAAGGGCGTTATCAATTGGCAGCAGTTTCCAGCGTTTTCATTACCTTTTACGTTGATTTATAATGGCCCAAGGTTTCAAGACCCCAACCAAGAGCCTTTGAAACATGGGTTTAGTCATTTGTCTAATTTTAACCAATTTGATAGCCAATTGCCCCTCCAAAATAGGGCTATTATTTGGTATGGAGTAGCCAGTATTGCTGGACAGCCTTGGTACGAAAAAGAAAGCCCTTGGAACAATAATTTGGCCGTATATCGCTCGCATTGGGAAAATAGTATGCGTGGCTTTGCAGGAATATTTGCCGATACACAGGGCAAGGATATGCCCAATATTGATATTTTGGTATTGGATATTGAACGAGAACGCCCCTCTGATGCCAGTATTCGGACATTGAGAAATGATAGCGATACCCCAAAGGCTTATCAACAACTCAGCGACGAAGCTTTTTTGGAAAGATATAAGCGTGACCTAACCACACTCTATGCCTCGCCAGTAAGCCATCTTGCTGCCAAGGGTTTGCCTAGCTCTATCAAAATTGCCTCTTATAGCGATGCCCCTATCAAAAATAAGGAATATCCTGCTGCTTATTCTTGGAAAACAATACTAAATGAGGCTAGTCCATTAAACTATTATATGAAAGATTCTCTAACTCAAGAGGTAGGAGGGCCTTTTTATCAGCAAAATACTATTTTGACACCTTCGGCCTATTTTTGTTATGAATATAGTGTGTTCAAAGAGTACGGCAATGTAGCTTATCAGTTGTTTCAGGTAGAAGCCAACAAAGCCCGAAGCAATAAAGATATTATTTTGTTTGAATGGCTCAATTATAATAAATGCCAAGCCTCTAATTATAATTATCAACAAAATATTCCTAACTATTTGGTAGACGCTCAGGCTATTTTACCTTTTTTTTCAGGTGCTAAAGGTATATTTTTGTGGGAAGGGCCTATTGCTCGTCCCGATACTATCAATTTTTCTGTTTATGAACGCTACATAAACGCCCTATATCGCCTGTCGCAATACAAAGATTTTTTTGTGGGAAATTATCAATTACATATTCCCAAAACGGCTCATCAGCATTTTCTCGACCGCGACCCGCTTTGGCGTGGCGTGGTCAAAGACAACCAGATTTTGATAGCTGCTATCAATGAATTTGCCGATGATACCCAAACTACCGAATTGACAGTGCGTTATGGTAATTGGTCGAAAAGAATTAGTTTGAAAGGAAAAGAAACCTTCTTACAGGCTTTTCCTCTTGATGATACCAGCGAAAAACTAATCGTTTTCCCGAATCCTAACCAAGGGAGTTTCTGGGTGGAGTATACAGGGAAAGAGGCATTTGAGGGCGAAATCAAGGTATTTGATTACCGAGGGATAGAACTATTCCATGAGAATATTCAGAAGTTACCCAATCCTACTTTTGTGAAAAATCGAAGAGAATTAACGTTAGGATTACCCACAGGCAACTATATTTTGAAATTTGTGGGGCCGTATCAGACCATTTCTCAGAAAATTAGTGTTACCAAATAA